Proteins encoded together in one Amblyomma americanum isolate KBUSLIRL-KWMA chromosome 1, ASM5285725v1, whole genome shotgun sequence window:
- the LOC144116163 gene encoding innexin shaking-B-like: MLDIIRSLKSLLKTSRVHIDNEVFRLHYTATVIILLAFCIVVTTKQFVGDPIDCSKSADIPQSVINTYCWIHATYSVTSLMEGNSENIIYPGVGPAVASNSFNAPQGHKYHRYYQWVCFMLFFQATMFYLPRWLWKFWEGGKIQALMMDLDVGMCGEAEKKQKKKLLVDYLVSSLKQHDWYVARYFFCELLALVNVVGQMFLMDRFFDGEFLTYGLDVIRFLDQDDEQRVDPMVRVFPRVTKCQFYKFGQSGNRETYDAICILPLNIVNEKIYIFLWFWFILLAAVTGMVVLFRVIITACPPVRVYLLNLRFRIVHLDHLHTVVRRGSLGDWFLIYMLGQNVDSIIFKEVIAEMAKRMTTEPKESSA; the protein is encoded by the coding sequence ATGCTGGATATTATACGCAGCCTCAAGTCGCTCCTCAAGACCAGCCGTGTTCATATCGACAACGAGGTCTTTCGCCTGCACTACACGGCAACAGTGATAATCCTACTGGCGTTTTGCATCGTCGTCACTACCAAGCAGTTCGTGGGAGATCCTATCGATTGTTCCAAATCCGCGGACATCCCCCAAAGCGTCATCAACACCTACTGCTGGATTCACGCCACTTACAGTGTGACGAGCCTTATGGAAGGGAACAGCGAAAATATCATATACCCTGGCGTTGGACCAGCCGTAGCCAGTAACAGCTTCAATGCGCCCCAGGGACACAAGTACCACCGGTACTACCAGTGGGTCTGCTTCATGTTATTCTTTCAAGCCACGATGTtctacctgccgcggtggttgTGGAAGTTCTGGGAGGGTGGCAAGATACAGGCGCTGATGATGGACCTAGACGTGGGAATGTGTGGCGAAGcggagaagaagcagaagaagaagctCCTGGTCGACTACCTGGTCTCCAGCCTGAAGCAGCACGACTGGTACGTGGCGCGGTACTTCTTCTGCGAGCTGCTCGCGCTCGTCAACGTGGTGGGCCAGATGTTCCTCATGGACCGCTTCTTTGACGGCGAGTTCCTCACCTACGGGCTGGACGTGATCCGCTTCCTGGACCAGGACGACGAGCAACGGGTCGACCCCATGGTCCGAGTGTTTCCGCGAGTCACCAAGTGCCAGTTCTACAAGTTTGGCCAGTCCGGGAACCGCGAGACCTACGACGCCATCtgcatcctgccgctgaacatcGTCAACGAGAAGATCTACATATTCCTCTGGTTCTGGTTCATACTGCTCGCGGCCGTCACCGGGATGGTGGTGCTCTTCCGGGTCATCATCACTGCTTGCCCGCCGGTGCGCGTGTACCTGCTGAACCTGCGTTTTCGAATCGTGCACCTGGACCACCTGCACACCGTTGTGCGCCGGGGGTCGCTGGGAGACTGGTTCCTCATCTACATGCTGGGCCAGAACGTGGACTCCATCATCTTCAAGGAAGTCATCGCCGAGATGGCCAAGCGCATGACGACCGAACCCAAAGAGTCATCCGCATGA